The DNA window TGGACTCGTGTCTGGTTACCTCGAGCCGTCCACGAGCGGCGTTTTGTTCATCTGGCAAGTCGCGGTCAGTCCGACGGTGAGAGGGCGTGGCGTCGCCAAGCGTCTTCTCGAGGAGGTTCTGGATCGTCCCGCTTGCCGCCATGTTCACCATCTGGAAACGACCATCACGCCGTCCAACGAGGCGTCATGGTCGCTGTTTCGTGCGTTTGCTCGTGACCGAAACACGAACTTTCACGACAGCACGCTGTTTCGCAGCGAGGACTTCGGGACCGACGATCACGAGGAAGAGCAGTTGGTGCGGATTGGTCCCTTTTGAGAAGA is part of the Luteitalea sp. genome and encodes:
- the ectA gene encoding diaminobutyrate acetyltransferase, which gives rise to MTSPDRTSTLPEVSYRAPRLADATQVHALVDACKPLDLNSVYAYMLLCTHFADTCAIAEQDGRPVGLVSGYLEPSTSGVLFIWQVAVSPTVRGRGVAKRLLEEVLDRPACRHVHHLETTITPSNEASWSLFRAFARDRNTNFHDSTLFRSEDFGTDDHEEEQLVRIGPF